From Parasphaerochaeta coccoides DSM 17374, a single genomic window includes:
- the aroE gene encoding shikimate dehydrogenase gives MLHVTRQSGRQKEQPMLCLTLTGRTLLENISQYERNKDWVGAVELRLDYLEESEARLAGSLPEQFPVPMILTCRRESDGGLCTSTERKRLSLMKEVLDRGAFAYVDLEDDLKKTEAEQLARRKGIRIIRSHHDFSGMPADIYARMARILAKGDIPKLAVTPHTVEDVIRLFRIKDEIPGSTEKIVIGMGVLGIPTRILYRKIGSSMMFCCDEAAESVAPGMLSARVLSEVYGADKVDAETEIFGIIGNPVSQSASPLIHNPGFRAIKKNAIYSLFPVDAVRPFFRLADVLDIRGFSVTVPFKRDVIPYLGTISREVKQIGSCNTVVRVKDLWKGINTDYHGFLSQLMPAITSGRVRTALILGAGGAARAVAWALHNHSVKITILNRSAEAARKLAAETMAGWDVLENISEYSGKSDMIVQTTSVGMTPDSDEDPSAGYVFSGKEIAYDLVYKPHQTRFLLRAAEAGCEVIYGAQMLLEQGKLQFEAFTGYHYPHWLEPDW, from the coding sequence ATGCTGCACGTCACAAGGCAGTCTGGCAGGCAGAAGGAACAGCCCATGTTATGTCTTACCCTGACAGGGAGAACCCTGCTGGAAAACATTTCACAGTATGAGAGGAACAAGGACTGGGTGGGAGCTGTCGAACTGAGGCTTGACTATCTTGAGGAATCGGAAGCACGGCTTGCGGGAAGTCTGCCGGAGCAGTTTCCTGTTCCCATGATACTGACGTGTCGCAGGGAAAGTGATGGGGGGCTGTGTACAAGTACGGAAAGGAAACGTCTTTCCTTGATGAAGGAAGTACTGGACAGGGGAGCCTTTGCTTATGTTGATCTTGAGGATGATTTGAAAAAGACGGAAGCGGAACAGCTTGCCCGCAGGAAAGGAATCAGGATCATCCGTTCTCACCATGATTTTTCCGGCATGCCTGCTGATATCTATGCCCGCATGGCACGCATATTGGCAAAAGGGGACATCCCGAAACTGGCTGTCACCCCGCATACCGTCGAGGATGTGATAAGGCTTTTTCGCATCAAGGATGAAATTCCCGGTTCAACAGAGAAAATTGTCATTGGGATGGGAGTGCTTGGAATACCGACACGTATCCTATACAGGAAGATTGGCTCATCCATGATGTTCTGCTGTGATGAAGCAGCGGAATCCGTTGCTCCAGGGATGCTTTCAGCCCGTGTGTTGAGCGAAGTATATGGAGCCGATAAGGTTGACGCTGAAACTGAAATTTTCGGTATCATAGGCAATCCTGTGTCCCAGTCGGCTTCCCCACTGATACATAATCCTGGTTTCCGGGCAATCAAGAAGAACGCCATCTATTCCTTGTTCCCTGTCGATGCCGTCCGGCCTTTTTTCAGATTGGCAGATGTCTTGGATATCCGTGGTTTTTCGGTTACCGTGCCTTTCAAACGGGATGTGATTCCTTATCTGGGGACTATCTCCCGTGAAGTCAAGCAGATAGGCTCCTGTAACACCGTCGTGCGGGTCAAGGATTTGTGGAAGGGTATCAACACCGACTACCATGGTTTTCTTTCCCAGCTTATGCCAGCCATCACTTCAGGGAGAGTCAGGACAGCCTTGATTCTGGGAGCAGGCGGCGCGGCGAGGGCTGTGGCGTGGGCATTGCACAATCATTCAGTGAAGATAACCATACTCAACAGAAGCGCGGAAGCCGCCCGGAAGTTGGCTGCGGAAACCATGGCTGGATGGGATGTCCTGGAGAACATTTCTGAATACAGCGGCAAGTCTGATATGATTGTTCAGACGACATCGGTAGGGATGACACCTGACAGCGATGAGGATCCCTCTGCCGGATATGTCTTTTCTGGAAAAGAAATAGCATACGACCTTGTGTATAAGCCTCATCAGACACGCTTCCTTCTCCGTGCGGCGGAGGCGGGATGTGAAGTCATCTATGGCGCGCAGATGCTGCTGGAACAAGGCAAGCTTCAGTTCGAGGCATTTACAGGATATCATTACCCCCATTGGCT
- the abc-f gene encoding ribosomal protection-like ABC-F family protein — protein MGSLNIQNLSVAFGDRDLLHDIGFTLSSSSRAALAGANGSGKSTLMKAIAGLITPDSLSRDMTKGMRIAYLPQSDIVLGELSVREEASKGFERFRPLLGEKKSIEEQLGSMVDDVTSRPLLVRLHDIEDILQTQGYHQRDALVTRILQGLGFSLEDFDRPCAEFSGGWQMRVSLARLLVSTPDIMLLDEPTNYLDIEAAMWLRNYLKSFPGGVMIVSHDQYFLDETVTEVYELFNGNLTRYSGNYTAYLTQREMELQTLEKAWKQQQAEISRTEQFIEKFRYKATKSKQVQSRIKQLEKIEPIEIPGHLRKLSFSFPPAPHSGNDVVIIEHLEKHYGSQQIFSDLSFVVRKGERLGVTGRNGMGKSTLLRLLAGRDADYGGMIRLGSGVSTGYFAQDTADMLDPANTVLQEVESTASLSDIPRLRNLLGSFLFSNDDIDKKVTVLSGGERSRLALLKILLHPANLLILDEPTNHLDINAKEMLLDALKAYDGTIVFVSHDRHFIEKTATRILYLSHETPEFFEGDYSYFAWKLEQKEAIPAPSMSIGTVQSSYGEKPKDGALHWKDENRRRNRIKILKTKAEDILLEIASCEKKIARLNSEMSQEDTYTVPEKLTALFSDRQKEERRHAALTEEWLETTAAMEELEHES, from the coding sequence ATGGGTAGCCTGAACATACAGAACCTCAGCGTAGCGTTTGGGGACAGAGATCTCCTGCACGACATAGGTTTTACATTGTCATCCTCAAGCCGTGCCGCCCTTGCCGGGGCCAATGGAAGCGGAAAATCTACCCTGATGAAGGCTATCGCCGGTCTCATAACCCCTGATTCACTCTCCAGGGATATGACAAAAGGCATGCGTATCGCCTATCTCCCCCAATCGGATATCGTACTTGGCGAACTTTCTGTCCGAGAAGAAGCCTCCAAAGGTTTCGAACGTTTCCGTCCATTGCTTGGAGAAAAGAAATCCATCGAAGAACAATTAGGCTCCATGGTCGATGATGTCACCTCACGACCGCTTCTTGTCCGTCTGCATGACATTGAAGACATCTTGCAAACCCAAGGATACCATCAACGTGACGCCTTGGTCACCCGCATACTCCAAGGACTCGGTTTTTCCCTTGAGGATTTCGACCGACCATGCGCTGAATTTTCCGGCGGCTGGCAGATGCGTGTGTCCCTTGCCCGCCTGCTGGTCAGTACTCCGGATATCATGCTTCTTGATGAACCGACCAATTACTTGGATATCGAAGCCGCCATGTGGCTGAGAAACTACCTGAAATCATTTCCCGGCGGCGTGATGATTGTTAGCCATGACCAGTATTTCCTTGACGAAACCGTCACTGAAGTTTATGAACTTTTCAACGGCAACCTTACCCGCTATAGCGGAAATTATACTGCGTATCTTACACAGCGGGAGATGGAACTCCAGACGTTGGAAAAAGCGTGGAAACAACAGCAGGCGGAAATCAGCCGGACGGAACAGTTCATTGAAAAGTTCCGTTACAAAGCGACAAAGAGCAAACAAGTACAGAGCCGGATAAAACAACTGGAGAAAATCGAACCGATCGAGATTCCCGGTCACTTGCGGAAACTTTCTTTTTCCTTTCCCCCTGCTCCCCATAGCGGCAATGATGTCGTCATCATCGAACATCTGGAAAAGCATTATGGAAGCCAGCAGATCTTTTCAGACCTGTCCTTCGTTGTCCGCAAGGGAGAGAGATTGGGAGTCACCGGACGGAACGGCATGGGAAAATCAACGCTCCTCCGTCTGCTGGCGGGAAGGGATGCCGACTATGGGGGTATGATTCGCTTGGGGAGCGGTGTTTCGACAGGGTATTTCGCGCAGGATACCGCTGATATGCTTGACCCAGCAAACACCGTGTTGCAGGAAGTCGAGTCCACGGCGTCACTATCAGACATCCCTCGTCTGCGGAACCTCCTGGGCTCATTCCTGTTTTCCAATGACGATATCGATAAGAAAGTCACTGTCTTGTCAGGCGGGGAACGTAGCCGTCTTGCGCTTCTGAAAATACTTCTGCATCCAGCGAACCTCCTGATTCTCGATGAGCCGACGAACCATCTGGACATCAATGCCAAGGAAATGCTTCTTGATGCCCTGAAAGCCTATGACGGAACAATCGTTTTTGTCAGCCATGACCGTCATTTCATTGAGAAGACCGCCACGCGCATCCTGTATCTCTCCCATGAGACACCGGAATTTTTTGAGGGAGACTACTCCTACTTCGCATGGAAACTCGAACAGAAGGAAGCCATCCCCGCTCCTTCCATGTCCATCGGCACTGTCCAGTCATCCTACGGAGAAAAACCCAAAGATGGCGCACTTCATTGGAAGGATGAAAACCGACGCCGCAACAGAATCAAAATCCTTAAGACAAAAGCTGAGGATATCCTTCTGGAAATAGCTTCCTGTGAAAAAAAGATTGCACGGCTCAACAGTGAAATGTCACAAGAAGATACTTATACCGTCCCTGAGAAATTGACAGCTCTTTTCTCAGACCGTCAGAAGGAAGAGCGCAGGCATGCCGCCCTGACCGAAGAATGGCTGGAAACCACCGCCGCCATGGAGGAATTGGAACATGAGTCATGA
- a CDS encoding Maf family protein: MSHDDNDVFWTPPSTPTPHQVRLGTLMSTVILASGSPARKKLLEDCGIIVTAIPTDCDESHGDIAPQDIVHLLARRKMEAYLAMNPYPLVPVITCDTLVHLGHEIFGKAADYEEAFTYLGKMQGRSHQVSTGWALYLPLAEPIGTSHPSSLPFFSGIDTADVAFRPLDSRQIHEYLATGEWQGAAGAYRIQGAGARLVREISGDWTTIAGLPISRISDMMADTVST, encoded by the coding sequence ATGAGTCATGATGACAATGATGTTTTCTGGACGCCACCTTCCACCCCCACTCCCCACCAAGTTCGCCTTGGCACACTGATGAGCACGGTCATACTGGCGTCCGGTTCCCCCGCACGGAAAAAACTCCTTGAAGACTGTGGAATCATCGTGACTGCCATACCGACCGACTGTGATGAATCCCATGGGGACATAGCTCCCCAAGACATCGTACATCTCCTTGCCCGACGGAAGATGGAAGCATACCTTGCCATGAATCCTTATCCCCTGGTTCCCGTCATTACCTGCGACACCTTGGTACATCTTGGGCATGAAATATTCGGCAAGGCCGCTGATTATGAAGAAGCATTCACATATCTTGGAAAAATGCAGGGACGGTCCCATCAGGTATCTACCGGATGGGCTCTCTACCTACCCCTGGCGGAACCCATCGGGACATCACATCCTTCTTCATTGCCTTTCTTTTCCGGAATCGATACGGCGGATGTTGCATTCCGTCCTTTGGATTCCCGCCAGATTCACGAATACCTTGCGACCGGAGAATGGCAGGGCGCAGCCGGAGCCTACAGGATACAGGGAGCCGGGGCGCGTCTGGTCAGGGAAATATCAGGAGACTGGACTACCATCGCGGGCTTGCCAATATCCCGGATTTCTGACATGATGGCAGATACCGTATCCACGTAA
- the rpsB gene encoding 30S ribosomal protein S2: MSVVTMKSLLESGVHFGHQTKRWNPKMAKYIFQERNGIHIIDLQKTSACIIEAYDAIRAQVRNGKSILFIGTKKQAQQTIESEANRCGMPYVNNRWLGGMLTNFTTIKKSIATLKKIEKMEVDGTFDSLTKKEISLLTKEKTKLEKNLGGIKDMTSLPGAVFIIDTKKEAIAVAEANRLGIPVVAVVDTNCDPTNIDYPIPGNDDAIRAIQLFTEIIANAVVDADNEAGIQIIESLPLEDDLHAMAPAADVSADAGSDEEDEEGIVFSTEGGTAKFEDFDGSSTDVPADEDDEASTGISVDEEILYKD; this comes from the coding sequence TTGTCCGTAGTCACCATGAAAAGCCTGTTGGAATCAGGCGTCCATTTCGGTCATCAGACCAAACGTTGGAATCCCAAGATGGCAAAGTACATCTTCCAGGAACGGAATGGGATCCATATCATCGACTTGCAGAAGACCAGTGCATGTATCATTGAAGCATATGATGCCATCCGCGCCCAGGTACGCAATGGAAAGAGCATTCTTTTTATCGGAACCAAGAAACAGGCACAGCAGACCATTGAATCCGAAGCCAATCGCTGCGGTATGCCGTATGTGAACAATCGCTGGCTCGGCGGTATGCTCACCAACTTCACTACCATCAAGAAATCCATAGCGACCTTGAAGAAAATCGAGAAGATGGAAGTCGATGGAACCTTTGACAGCCTTACCAAGAAAGAAATCTCCCTGCTTACCAAGGAGAAGACGAAACTTGAGAAGAACTTGGGAGGAATCAAGGACATGACGTCCCTTCCTGGCGCAGTCTTCATTATTGATACCAAGAAGGAAGCCATTGCCGTCGCCGAGGCCAATCGTCTGGGAATCCCTGTCGTAGCTGTCGTTGATACCAACTGCGATCCTACGAACATTGACTACCCTATCCCTGGAAATGATGATGCCATCCGCGCCATCCAGCTGTTCACCGAAATCATTGCCAATGCCGTCGTCGATGCTGATAATGAAGCCGGAATCCAAATCATTGAAAGCCTTCCTTTGGAAGATGACCTTCACGCAATGGCTCCCGCTGCGGATGTATCTGCCGATGCGGGCTCTGATGAAGAAGATGAAGAAGGAATCGTGTTCTCCACTGAGGGAGGAACTGCCAAGTTCGAGGACTTCGATGGTTCGTCAACGGATGTACCTGCGGACGAGGATGATGAAGCCTCCACTGGCATTTCCGTTGATGAAGAAATCTTGTACAAAGACTAA
- the tsf gene encoding translation elongation factor Ts has protein sequence MAAITAELVKRLRDATGAGMMDCKKALMKADGDFDAAAKILKEMGLAAVAKRSDRATDNGRVFARISDGKAVLLEISCETDFVARNDDFIALGNELITDIIANGWTSPNDQLNAKVDGLISLIKENMHLKSVVVEDVPADSIGASYIHGDGVLGVITVLKASKPEVLKNPVVEELAHDIALHVAAFTPQFLSDKTVTKEYEEEQLSIFRVQAASLDKPEKVKEGIVRGKLSKLYSEICLLDQAFVKDDKISVAQKLKEVSKAVGADLEIASYHFLRAGVEA, from the coding sequence GTGGCAGCTATTACTGCGGAATTAGTAAAGAGACTTCGGGACGCCACCGGCGCCGGAATGATGGATTGCAAGAAAGCACTGATGAAAGCCGATGGGGACTTCGACGCAGCAGCGAAAATTCTTAAGGAGATGGGACTGGCGGCCGTTGCCAAGAGAAGCGACAGAGCTACTGACAACGGACGTGTGTTCGCGCGTATTTCCGACGGCAAGGCTGTCCTGCTTGAGATTTCCTGCGAGACTGACTTTGTCGCCCGCAATGATGATTTCATTGCCTTGGGCAATGAGCTTATCACCGACATCATCGCCAATGGGTGGACTTCCCCCAATGACCAGCTTAACGCCAAGGTCGATGGGTTGATTTCCCTGATTAAGGAGAACATGCATCTCAAGTCCGTCGTGGTGGAAGATGTACCGGCTGACAGTATCGGGGCATCTTACATCCATGGCGACGGGGTACTCGGCGTCATCACCGTGCTTAAGGCTTCCAAGCCTGAAGTCCTGAAGAATCCCGTTGTCGAGGAACTTGCGCATGACATAGCCCTGCATGTCGCTGCTTTCACTCCCCAGTTTCTCTCCGACAAGACCGTGACCAAGGAGTATGAGGAAGAACAGCTTTCCATATTCCGTGTCCAAGCCGCATCCCTCGATAAGCCGGAGAAGGTCAAGGAAGGCATTGTCCGTGGCAAGCTATCCAAGTTGTACAGCGAGATATGTCTGCTCGATCAGGCTTTTGTGAAGGACGATAAGATTTCCGTTGCCCAGAAGCTGAAGGAAGTCTCAAAGGCTGTCGGAGCTGACTTGGAGATTGCCTCCTATCACTTCCTGCGTGCTGGTGTAGAAGCGTAA
- the frr gene encoding ribosome recycling factor, which translates to MQDVLSQCEDKMNKSVNTLSASFQGLRTGRATAAIFDKIKVDYYGQETPLNQVASISIPEARMVVIQPWDKGLLGPIEKAIQKSELGLNPNNDGKLLRINFPPLTEDRRKDLVKSSKATAEQSRVAIRNIRRDAMEDLKKLQKSGAISEDEQKDGESRIQKLTDSFITKVNSLATDKEKEIMEI; encoded by the coding sequence ATGCAAGATGTATTATCACAATGTGAAGACAAGATGAACAAGAGCGTCAATACGCTGTCAGCATCTTTCCAAGGGTTGCGCACTGGACGTGCCACGGCTGCAATCTTCGACAAAATCAAAGTCGATTATTATGGTCAGGAAACTCCCCTCAACCAAGTGGCAAGCATTTCCATCCCTGAAGCACGCATGGTCGTAATCCAACCGTGGGATAAGGGACTTCTCGGTCCTATTGAAAAGGCTATCCAGAAAAGTGAACTTGGCTTGAATCCAAACAATGACGGAAAACTTCTCAGAATCAATTTTCCGCCCCTGACCGAAGATCGGAGAAAGGATCTTGTAAAAAGTTCCAAGGCAACGGCGGAACAAAGCCGGGTAGCTATCCGCAATATTCGCCGCGATGCCATGGAAGACCTGAAAAAACTCCAGAAATCCGGCGCAATCAGTGAAGACGAACAGAAGGACGGCGAGTCCAGAATCCAGAAACTGACGGATTCATTCATCACCAAGGTGAATTCCTTGGCCACTGATAAAGAAAAGGAAATAATGGAGATTTGA
- the uppS gene encoding polyprenyl diphosphate synthase yields the protein MLDTTVSSIIPTHVGFIMDGNGRWAQKRALPRVAGHLEGLKACRRVIIAAAKQGIRYVTLYVFSTENWKRPAQEVSYLMGMLVSKIHGELNFYRTHDIRILVRGDISQLPQASREALEATIRETASAKGMTCVLAINYGGRDEIVRSIRDCLKTGRISCPEDVTEELISTSLTLPSVPDPDIVVRSAGEKRLSNFLLWQIAYAELAFYDKLWPDWDSEDVKKLCDDFASRTRRYGGLSV from the coding sequence GTGCTTGATACCACTGTCTCGTCCATCATCCCCACTCATGTTGGGTTCATCATGGACGGAAACGGAAGATGGGCACAAAAAAGAGCCCTGCCCCGCGTGGCAGGGCATCTTGAGGGACTCAAGGCTTGCCGTCGCGTCATTATTGCCGCGGCAAAACAAGGCATCCGTTATGTAACTCTTTATGTTTTCTCCACGGAGAATTGGAAGCGTCCCGCGCAGGAGGTATCTTACCTGATGGGGATGCTTGTTTCCAAGATTCATGGAGAACTGAATTTCTACCGGACTCATGATATCCGTATTCTTGTCCGTGGAGATATATCCCAACTCCCCCAAGCCTCACGGGAAGCTCTGGAAGCGACCATACGGGAAACCGCATCGGCCAAGGGGATGACCTGCGTGCTTGCCATAAACTATGGCGGTAGAGATGAAATTGTACGTTCTATACGGGACTGCCTCAAGACAGGCAGGATTTCTTGTCCAGAGGACGTGACCGAGGAACTGATTTCCACGTCATTGACCCTGCCATCAGTGCCTGACCCGGACATCGTGGTACGTAGCGCCGGAGAAAAAAGACTGAGTAACTTTCTCCTGTGGCAGATTGCCTACGCAGAGCTTGCGTTCTATGATAAACTATGGCCGGACTGGGATAGTGAAGACGTAAAGAAACTCTGCGATGACTTCGCCTCACGAACCCGTCGTTACGGAGGATTATCAGTATGA
- a CDS encoding phosphatidate cytidylyltransferase: MTSVIKRIFVTLLLPPLLFCLILFLPHYAYLTLALLALLVVLIGSHEMYALIRKATGISPQIPFWLPSFLIVAQWGELYFFPGSPVTDLMFISLIITSMIIEIFRGASDMFAGGIRRLGSTLLLIVYPGYLTTFIIRLTAFPDMNITFHLILFFLLVFTNDIFAYVFGMLLGKNNRGIFKVSPNKSMAGFIGGILSTMVIGIAFVLLFPAYTHLSVIQTAVIALLVSLAATIGDLIESVFKRAAGVKDSGRFIPGRGGMLDSLDSLLTSAPLFLLLVTMTLQA; this comes from the coding sequence ATGACCAGTGTGATCAAGCGCATCTTTGTCACCTTGTTGCTTCCGCCCTTGCTGTTCTGCCTCATCCTGTTTCTTCCGCACTATGCATACCTGACCCTTGCCCTTCTTGCCCTCCTGGTGGTATTGATTGGATCGCATGAAATGTATGCACTCATCCGGAAAGCTACCGGTATCTCTCCTCAGATTCCTTTCTGGTTGCCTTCTTTCCTCATTGTCGCGCAATGGGGGGAACTCTATTTTTTCCCCGGCTCCCCTGTCACTGACCTTATGTTCATCTCGCTTATCATAACCTCCATGATTATTGAAATCTTCCGTGGGGCATCAGATATGTTCGCCGGAGGAATCCGTCGGCTCGGTTCTACCTTGCTGCTCATTGTTTATCCGGGTTATCTGACTACTTTCATCATAAGATTGACGGCTTTTCCCGACATGAACATCACGTTTCACCTCATTCTTTTCTTCCTGCTTGTTTTCACCAACGACATCTTCGCCTATGTATTCGGAATGCTTTTAGGGAAAAACAACAGGGGTATCTTCAAGGTCAGCCCGAACAAAAGCATGGCAGGGTTCATCGGAGGCATCCTGTCAACAATGGTCATCGGCATCGCTTTCGTCCTGTTGTTCCCGGCATACACTCATCTCAGTGTCATCCAGACGGCTGTAATCGCCCTCTTGGTTTCCCTTGCGGCAACCATCGGCGACCTGATTGAATCCGTCTTCAAAAGAGCAGCGGGCGTCAAGGATTCTGGAAGGTTCATCCCTGGCCGTGGCGGCATGCTTGATTCTCTGGATTCTCTGCTCACCAGCGCACCGCTTTTTCTCTTGCTTGTCACCATGACACTCCAAGCATAG
- the dxr gene encoding 1-deoxy-D-xylulose-5-phosphate reductoisomerase: protein MRNTATCRSAIILGCTGSIGITAIKGLSALSSPLRIRALSAHTQAQKLIDSAVSLGAEAVCLTGARFSDFPVHCPADVRRYDGPHGLRSMLEDIHADVVLNGIAGADGLAASRWTLENGMDLALANKETIVMAGSLIENTARRNSCSIFPVDSEHSALKALIDAHGRERVSSLVITASGGPFRTIPMEKLYDITPEQATAHPTWSMGRKISVDSATLANKGLELIEAARLFSFDSSCLEIVIHPQSIVHSMIRMVDGAVYAQLSPPDMSLPILSALAGGVLPGQGVKALDFTHISLEFEKADEKRFPFLALARSCIKGNDALPIVFNAANEVAVHAFLARTCRFPDIYATVEEALARGNWSQYIEDYEDVMQVDASARRIAQDILSEKHV from the coding sequence ATGAGAAACACTGCCACCTGCCGTAGTGCCATCATTCTCGGATGCACCGGTAGCATCGGAATAACCGCCATCAAGGGGCTCTCTGCCCTTTCTTCCCCTCTGCGCATCCGCGCCCTTTCAGCCCATACCCAAGCACAAAAGCTCATTGACAGCGCGGTCAGTCTCGGCGCGGAAGCCGTCTGCTTGACCGGAGCACGCTTCTCTGATTTCCCTGTTCACTGTCCTGCGGATGTCAGGCGTTATGACGGACCGCATGGCCTGCGCTCCATGCTTGAAGACATACATGCAGATGTCGTCCTGAATGGAATAGCGGGAGCAGATGGTCTTGCAGCCTCACGGTGGACTCTGGAGAACGGAATGGATCTCGCCTTGGCGAACAAGGAGACTATTGTCATGGCCGGTTCTCTGATAGAAAATACCGCCCGGCGGAACAGTTGCTCCATTTTTCCTGTTGACAGCGAGCACAGCGCGCTCAAGGCTCTGATTGACGCGCACGGACGGGAACGGGTCTCCTCATTAGTCATCACGGCAAGTGGTGGGCCTTTTCGTACCATCCCTATGGAAAAGCTGTACGACATCACCCCAGAGCAAGCAACCGCCCACCCAACATGGAGCATGGGCAGGAAGATATCGGTTGATTCCGCGACTCTTGCCAACAAAGGACTGGAACTCATTGAAGCCGCGCGCCTGTTCTCCTTTGATTCATCCTGCCTTGAGATTGTGATTCATCCTCAGAGCATCGTTCATTCAATGATTCGAATGGTCGATGGCGCAGTGTACGCCCAGCTCTCTCCACCGGACATGTCCCTTCCCATTCTCTCCGCTCTGGCAGGAGGCGTGCTCCCTGGCCAAGGGGTGAAAGCCCTCGATTTTACACATATTTCCTTGGAATTTGAAAAAGCCGATGAAAAACGTTTCCCTTTCCTTGCCCTCGCTCGTTCCTGCATCAAGGGGAATGATGCTTTGCCCATAGTGTTCAATGCGGCGAATGAAGTGGCCGTCCATGCGTTCCTTGCTCGCACGTGCAGGTTTCCCGACATCTACGCGACGGTTGAAGAAGCACTTGCGCGTGGCAATTGGTCACAATATATCGAAGACTACGAGGATGTCATGCAGGTAGATGCTTCGGCACGCAGGATTGCACAAGACATCCTCTCGGAGAAACACGTCTGA
- the rseP gene encoding RIP metalloprotease RseP, which produces MWDILLNVILGLTGIGIMIFVHEAGHYIVARFCGITVEVFSFGLGPKLFSWKRGHTEFRISLLPVGGFCRMKGADDLTRALEAKNDSFIHTEAGSLFAASPGKRFLTYLAGPLSNIIFAIIVYTIFSMMTYTTLSDPARIVVTADYSQFFPMVGEMNAARLHGLETGDTILEVDEIPVLDYQMLVEYLWNSQGKTVIFTVQREGNILTFPVSPFKDKNNRYAFGITSYIEPVVAFVKEDSPEKAAGLLPGDRIVMTQTSEVTNMLDLTIALEASPGIQTYVVARISDDKDASTATVQFIPETDKDGKAQLSFSLASGNRVVTGQSLPKALSSSLTQSLDMVRNTLTSLGDLVTGKGNIRDSFTGPWRASMMIGSITFQGFKESFSSGLRAMLYLLGVVSISLAIANILPIPALDGGFMLICVAEMVMGRQLSPKAYMRIQIIGVICIITIIVIMTLADLRFYVSGK; this is translated from the coding sequence ATGTGGGATATCCTTCTTAACGTAATCCTTGGCCTTACGGGAATCGGAATTATGATTTTTGTTCATGAAGCGGGGCATTACATTGTTGCCCGTTTCTGTGGCATCACAGTTGAAGTCTTTTCATTCGGATTGGGGCCAAAGCTATTTTCGTGGAAACGTGGCCATACGGAGTTCCGCATCAGCCTGCTTCCGGTCGGTGGATTCTGCCGGATGAAGGGGGCTGATGATCTGACCCGCGCCCTGGAAGCCAAAAACGATTCTTTCATTCATACCGAAGCAGGCTCCCTGTTCGCAGCCAGTCCCGGTAAGCGTTTCCTCACGTATCTTGCAGGGCCTTTGTCAAATATCATCTTTGCCATCATCGTCTATACGATTTTCTCCATGATGACCTACACCACACTTTCCGACCCTGCGCGAATCGTGGTGACAGCCGACTATTCACAGTTCTTTCCTATGGTGGGAGAAATGAATGCCGCCCGTCTCCATGGGCTTGAGACAGGCGACACCATCCTTGAAGTAGATGAAATTCCTGTACTGGACTATCAGATGTTGGTTGAATACCTGTGGAATTCACAGGGAAAGACCGTCATCTTTACTGTTCAGCGGGAAGGAAACATCCTCACATTCCCTGTCTCTCCCTTCAAGGACAAGAACAATCGCTACGCCTTTGGCATCACCAGTTATATTGAACCCGTGGTTGCCTTCGTCAAGGAAGACAGTCCTGAAAAAGCGGCAGGACTGCTGCCTGGTGACCGCATTGTGATGACCCAAACCAGCGAAGTGACCAATATGCTTGACCTGACCATTGCTCTTGAGGCATCACCTGGCATCCAGACTTATGTTGTAGCACGTATTTCTGATGACAAGGATGCCAGCACTGCAACAGTGCAGTTCATTCCAGAAACTGACAAAGACGGAAAAGCACAGCTTTCCTTTTCGCTTGCCAGCGGAAACCGTGTCGTCACGGGACAGTCTCTTCCGAAAGCTCTGTCGTCTTCGCTGACACAATCCTTGGACATGGTGCGGAATACCCTGACATCACTTGGCGACCTGGTCACGGGAAAAGGCAACATCAGGGACAGCTTCACCGGACCATGGAGAGCCTCCATGATGATTGGAAGCATCACGTTCCAAGGATTCAAGGAGAGTTTTTCCAGCGGACTGCGTGCCATGCTTTATCTTCTGGGAGTCGTTAGTATTTCCCTTGCCATTGCAAACATCCTTCCTATCCCGGCACTGGACGGCGGATTCATGCTAATTTGCGTTGCTGAGATGGTGATGGGACGACAGCTTTCCCCGAAGGCGTACATGCGTATCCAGATTATCGGTGTAATCTGCATCATCACCATAATCGTCATCATGACGCTTGCCGACTTAAGATTTTACGTGAGCGGAAAGTAA